In the Nitratiruptor sp. YY09-18 genome, AACACTTTGAGTGACATAGGTATGCATCAAATCAAAATATTTTGGATAGTATTCAATCGTCCAGGCAAGCAAAGCTATGCGAGCGATATTTATCACTTCCAGTATAACTGTTCCTAAAATGCCATAGATGATCTTTGATTTTAGTTTTGTCGGATAGGCAAAGACTCCGGCAAGATAGATGAGCACCGCCTCAAGACCATTGCAGCCAAACTTGATGATCATATCTGCATGAGGTAGATGAAGCGTATCATTTGTGGCAGTAACCGCAATGCCAAGCATTTGAATAAAAGAGGCTGAAAGAGAGGCTATAAAGCTATTATAAAAAGACTCTATATGCAAAGCTTCTCTCATAGGTGCAAAATCTACAAGGAAAAAAGCGATTGCTAAATAAAGTATATAAAGAGTCATGAACCTCTTCATTCATTTCCTTTTAAAATTTATAAGAATAAAAAAATATATAAATTTTATAATGACACTATTGGTTGGATTATATCATAGTAAAAGGGGTTTTTTAGATCATTATATAAGTGCAATTACCTAAATGGTTTTTTAAATTTGTATGACTAATTTTAATACTATATAGAATATAGCGAGTCTCTTATAGAGCTATTCAAATCTTCGTATGAACTCAAGCTATCTGCTACTCTTTGTCAAGATATAAAGTTTGACTTTAATACTATTTAATTGTAGTGATGTTATACCTCTCTATCTGATTTTAAATTATTTTTAATAAAATATCAAGTATAGTTTTAATGTTCTAATTTAATATAATAAGTCAAGGGGTTGTTATGAAGTTCTTTTTAAGAATAGTAGCAGTAGGTCTAGTACTTTTGAATGTTTCCGGCTTTGCCGCTAGTGTACAAAGAGATATATGTCTCTTACTTGATGGGTCAGGAAGTATAGGTAGTAGTGATTGGCAATTGCAGCTCCAAGCAAATGCAGATGCAATTAAAGATCCAAATATTGTTCCTCAGGATGGTAGTATTGCTATTAGTGTTGTTCAATTTTCTTCTACTGCACAAGTAGAAGTAAGCAGAACAATTATAACAGATCAGACAACTGCTGATAATGTTGCAAATCAAATATTGAGCATAAATCAAATGGGTGGTGGAACTTATATGTCTACTGGTATTAATACTTGTGCACAAACTATTGATACGACCAATTCTAATACAAAAAAAATTATAGATATAAGTACCGATGGCCAAGCAAGTGATCTTAGTGCAACTTTAACTGCAGCAGATAATGCATACAACAATAACAATATCATAATAAATGCAATTGGAGTTGGATCAGGGGTAGATGTCAACGAACTAAATCAAATTGTTCGACCTCAACCTGCAAGCCAAATTCCTAATGATGGCTTTGTTGTTCTCGCACCAGATTATCAACATTATAACGATTCATTAAAAGAAAAATTAAAAGCTGAAACAGGACAAGTAACACAAAGTGTAGCAGTGCCTCTCTCAAATTCTTCTAAATTATTAATGATATTTGGAATTATTGCTTTGGTAGGATTTTTTTATCAAAGACGAGAGTCTAGTAGCCACATTTAAAACATATGCCCAAAGTGTTTCACTTTTGGGCATTTTATGCAAAATTTATCTATGACACTACATACGTAATTCATTATCATTCACTTTCTTTCCTCTTAAAATTTTATGGCTCTCTTTGTATTTATAAAAAATGAACTAGCAGAAGTTAAAAGGTACTCTGGATCTTTTATCTATAGTTTTATTCCATATATCTCATGAT is a window encoding:
- a CDS encoding DUF1194 domain-containing protein produces the protein MKFFLRIVAVGLVLLNVSGFAASVQRDICLLLDGSGSIGSSDWQLQLQANADAIKDPNIVPQDGSIAISVVQFSSTAQVEVSRTIITDQTTADNVANQILSINQMGGGTYMSTGINTCAQTIDTTNSNTKKIIDISTDGQASDLSATLTAADNAYNNNNIIINAIGVGSGVDVNELNQIVRPQPASQIPNDGFVVLAPDYQHYNDSLKEKLKAETGQVTQSVAVPLSNSSKLLMIFGIIALVGFFYQRRESSSHI
- a CDS encoding archaeosortase/exosortase family protein; translated protein: MKRFMTLYILYLAIAFFLVDFAPMREALHIESFYNSFIASLSASFIQMLGIAVTATNDTLHLPHADMIIKFGCNGLEAVLIYLAGVFAYPTKLKSKIIYGILGTVILEVINIARIALLAWTIEYYPKYFDLMHTYVTQSVMIVLAFLAFLFYLQRVSDAKTAA